cccccccccccccgcacacacacTTTTTAATTGTATAACAGAACAGTTGTTGAAAAATTTATAGCAATTACCTTCGTAAAAATGTTCTTCGTGTGTAATATCATGCAGCTTTTGAGGCATAACAAATCCGGCTAACAAAATGTCACTTACAGCCAGATTACATATCATAACATTGGTCACAGAACGCAACTTACGGTATCGAAACACACAAATTATTACCAGTGAATTACTCAAAACAGCAAATAGCAATACTATTGCAGTAATTACTAAAAATATCCATTCGCCCACAGTAATAGCCATTGCTCAATTCAGAAAATATTATCACAGTTTCTGGAACTCCGATGTTGTATAACAGATTCAGCTGAACCTTGAATTGCAATgacactgtatttttttttaatagtaaTCTCCTGAGAGCGGTACACGTTAGGTAATCATCATGATTCAAACACAACAGCAATTAAGTACTAAGCAGTCCCCATGTAACAATTTTACAATTATTAGTAACTGCGCACTTTTTGTGTTGGtcttttacatataaatttaaacgtaaatagaaatgtctGAAAATTATCTTAATAGTCCCATAgttcttaattttttcaaacagtCTGATTTAAGTGGATTTCCATTCCAATAACGCGTCATTTACTTCCAGTGGTGAACGGTTTCCTTTGTTTTATAAAAGAGAAAATGCAAATAGTCCTTCATTTTATGTGGTGATTTTGTGAAGCTGTATTTATGTAAATGGTCAGGTTTTAACTATGTTTATTAGTTCCCAAGTGGTTACAGAGATAATTAACTGTTCGTCCTAATGCTGTAAGCCAATATGGTGTTTGTGTGGATATTTTAGAATCAATACTTGCGTTgggcaaaatatacttaaaaggAAAGAGAGTTTTGCTTTAGCTAACTAGTACCTGCGGGCGTGAGGGCGTTTCACATTTCATTAGCTCTCATGACCAGACACTATTAAACTGAGATTGCTACTATTTTGATTGCTTGCGTTCTAAGCCTCcaaattatttaatatatttgattaaCCTCCACAGCAGGATTCAATATTCCCCATTTGACATCTGTATTCTCGAACGCACTTAGGCTTAGTGTTCATTTTTATCTGTTTTCCGGAACGCTCCGGCGTGCGCCGACACCGTGAGCTGCAAATAAAAAGACGCACAGCCAGATAAATCAGCGAACTTTTTTTTTTGCGGTATGTTTCCACCTTTACGGATATCAGccaaaaaatctaaatatttatcCGAATTTATACCGCGGAAatatatgttttgttgtgttgtaagtcacacctacacaattataagtcataatatggcgactttccagctttgatagtggaagacgaccccaggtgcccctccatgcataatttcatcacgagcgggcacctaccttcgcaagccagctggatggcttcctcacatgcttTTGTAATCAGTTCCCTAAGAAAACCTGTAAAATAGGATAACAACTTCTTTATTACCTAATGGCTAGCCTAATATATACACAATACTCagtattatcattatatttcaaGGTCTGTTTtccaaaaatgtaataaaaaagaaaagaaaagttcAGCCGTGGAAAGTCGCACTAACTATCATGTCGCACAAAAAGTAGCTACCTACATttaattgtgtgtgtgtggtggtgagGTAAGGGAGGATAAGATGGGATCCGCCGAAACTCATTTCCCACAGTAAAGTTGTCACAGCAAGACGTATTATATGCAATCCATCAAAATCTACTATACTGCTGATATTAAATCTTGCTAGACCAATACAAATGTATACTCACTTTGAGAGTTATGTATATGTTGAGAGGGAGAAGGAGTGGGTGTAGGGGTACATTAGGTGTAGGAATATTGCAATGCTTTTCATTACTATAGATTAACTAGATTTTTGACACTTCAAAAACGTGATGAATAAGCAGGTAATTTGTCCGTGTTTAGTCAGTAAGAtagttatatttatttacaaagcaTCCTGTAGAtatgataattattatacataaatttgaataaatatggATATTAACTGAATAGATTCTTATTTCAATCAAAggcatttgaaaatgtcaaaatagaaAGATATGACGCAGACGACCCGTGAAGATTTTGGATTATGTACATGACATTTGGTAGGCGTAATGTGTGCAATGGCCAGGTAAATCTGAGTTTGGCCAATTAATGGATTTTACCGAAACTTCAACATCTGATCATTCACACTGAGACCTTAAAGTTACCTTCCATGGGATTGCAAACGTTTATATCTTTCTGCAAGCAGTAGTTCTGTGATTTCGGTAAGATAATTTGACCGTTACTTGTGTATCTTCTTTAACTTTTTATTagccacaggtggcagtatcatcGATTGGCCATCCTCTCCCAACCCtctaagacccctgatacaaccctgaaaaaaaatcatctgacaTTCTCAGGCGTTCTACAAGACGTctgatacaaccctgaaaacAAGCCCAATAAGTACTGTTTGGATAGGTGGGATTTTtagggttgtatcaggggtcttgtaaGGCGGGGATATTAAGGAACACATGAGAATGTCAGAGTTTTTAATGTATGAACAGATTAAAAAATCAGGCAAGTtatttgaaacgaaaacgagaatCTGACAAGGTATATTGTTATTCTGTTATGGATATCGTAAATATTATTCGTCAATGATTTCCATTGACAACTATATTTTGAACTAAAATTCGTCAGAAATTCAATATTGTAAATTGTTAAACATCCTTTTGCTTGAAGCACTGTCAAGATAAATTGGTAATAAATGCGCTTGCCTTTTTGTTCATTGATGAATTATCCCGGTATCCATCAAACgcaaatattatacatgtattagaaattggtttgaaatgaaaaaaaaaatatttaaatgctttgATATTAAAAGGATGGGCTTTCTaattaaaaaagttataatataacaaACAATCAAAGGTTCAGTAGAGATCTGACTTGTGAgtgtacgtttttttttcattgtctcCACAGGTATCCCGTGCAGGCGACTCATCTAAAAGATTCTagtacagaagacgctccaactCTAGAAGATTGTTCTGTATTATTCCAGTCGTAAAGAAACCGTGCACAGGCCTATCATTCAAAAGTTGGATATTTTAGTTGGAcggggaatcgaactcacgacccgtgGTTTTGATGCGAGGCTGTTTAACTACTGGACCACTgcgatctaactctatgtaatgcgTGCTTTTACAATGAAAACAGATTATATGAAAAGTAAAGTATGGGCATAAAATGGTGCTTTaacatgaagtttttttttattttgtacacattttaatcCGGGGTTTCATTTCTGTTTCAGTGCTGATTCTCATATAGCACGATACTAATACTACTATACTATGCTACGAAATTATAATAAAAGATAATTAGATACGTTTACATATTTTGTCAGTCTAATATACGGCCCTCTCGAAACAAAAAGGCATACAATaaagaaagattttaaattaaacctAAAGGTGTAACATAACATTCTATTGAAATTAACTAAAACTAAACGTTTTCATCTCAAGTTgatatcagtttgacatttgattcGTGATAATATCTTTATCAAGGATACAGATAACATCTTTTATAATATAATCGAATTTTAGTTTGATTGCAAGAGCGATAAGCCGTGTCACGGTAATTCATTCTCACACAAGAGTGTCTTCTCTTTATTTACCTGAGAAAAATGGCggaagtttgtttacatttttaacaacAATGAATGTATTACTTAAAATGTACAACACGCGGTATAACATCTAACAAGAATTTAGTTCTGTTATTTAAAGGTAAGTGTTTGTTattgttcatttgtttttattcCAGCATGTTATCAAAGTTTACCTGTGTAATCGGCTATATGTTAAGTTATTTATAACTTCGTCATGTATTTAAGACAAGGATAGTGGGTTTGTTTAAGGTTAAAATGCAATAACTGATCTTTTATAGTGTTTTGCCTAAGTGTCCAGATTTCAAGTTGAATCTCAACTAGACCTTGATGCCCGCTTGATACAACAATTTAAATACAAGCATTGGATAGCTATTATTTTGGtgtattaggcctaaaaaattctttgtttctggtaacatgctgaaaaaaattagggtaggtagttcggaatttttttttttttttttttttttggaatttttttttattaagggggacttttcggaaattattttttttttgtcaaaaaatgattacaaataagggggttatgcctttagagcatcagtaagttgatttctaacatcactggctgTGTTTAAAGCATaagaagtgcagttttgcatctttttgttaaaaagttgatcaaaaatattctccaaggccataaaaacatttagggtcgggccaaaaatttagggtaggtcaggataccggaaacaaacaattttttttacgccttacgaGGCTGCTCATTTTTTCTAGGCctacaaatgtttgtttccggtatcccgacctaccctaaatttctgACCCGTCCCTAAatttttttatggccttggagatttttttcaactttttaacaaaaagttgcaaaactgcacttcttatgctttaaacatggtcactgcctgatgttagaaatcaacttactgatgctctaaaggcataactcccTTATTTGTATCCGttattgacacaaaaataatttccgaaaagtctcacttaataaaaataaaaattctccCCAAAATTTACCAACCCACCTACCctatttttcagcatgttaccggaaacaaacattttttgttggGCCTAATCTGATAGtacatacatatatgtacatgtatataatgcgCTTATACCTATACATGCATGCTTGAATATATCGTATTATGATATAATATCACATAAAAAATGCAGCTAATACTTGATTTATTTAATAGTAATAAAACTGGTTTACTGTTGAATATATTAAACGGAATGTATTCTTCCTGAAAAATGCTATGACATCAGTTATGCTAATTTTACGGGATATTTGCATCTAGTTATTGTGAGAGAAATTGTTCACATATGGCTGTAGAGTCGATGCGTGATGGCATATCGGTTTGCGGGTTAATAGCAGTCATTTTGAACGATCGGATTCTCCTGGGTTGACTGGTTTAagtccaacaaaacaaacaaacaaaaaacaccatTTTGAGCCCATGTCCTAATGTTGAGTGTTGTCGATTCTGTTCGTTAATAAATATAATTCCAGTAGAGGCAGTGTATGGTATTCTGGGCAATCGCCAGAAGTACAACGCCAGTTTTAATGGCCGCTCGGTCGGACCGATTCTGAATTGAATAAATCATAGATGTATAATTATGTTATCGTTGCAACCACACAAACTTGGCCATATTTACAGTAGATGTAAATGTCTCTCATTTTATTATACACCAGTCTAACCTTAATGAGGCACTTTTAGATCATTTTGCCTGATGGCATTTCGTTGAAAGTGGCGTCAGTATCAAACGATTTTTGTGAAGCtcagttttatttacagttttgttgTGTTTTGACTCATAGTTGAGATAAAGATTAAAAGAATTTCTGATacaaaattttgaccaaaaaaaaaccgGCCCGTTCAAGGTTCTCTTCGGCCTTATCAAAATCATCGTCACAAGTTATTCATCTAATGAAATAATTTAAGAGAATGCCTGTTTGGAAAAGTAGTTTTAGGAAGAAAATTAATGTCATTGAAATATATCGGGTTCAGCACCATATGGTCGAACTTATCTTCGGCACGAATTTGTCCTGAAAGCTCTATACCCTCCGACTCCTTAGTCTTTTCTCATCTTAATGCTTTCAAACAAATTCGTGTCGAGAATTGTTAATACCTGAATTAACTCGTGGAATCTCTAAAGGTTTTATAAAATGCCTTTATCTACAATCGACGCAAATTTATTaatcatatttttctaaatttacaAATACTTTAATTTCAGATCATAGCAGTGCGTTGAATTGCGGCATGCTTCCTGTTGGAGAACTTACATTGCATGTGAAGAAGTAGTTGACTGCAAATAAAACGCAAATTGAATTTCGTAATGGCAGTTGTATCAGCTGATGTTGTTACATAAAAATCAATTTTCCACGAGCGATTTTGTGACAGCAGATCAGAGATGATTTAGGAAAGATTAATATCGGGCGCTTCAAGAAATTGTTGATCAATATGCCTCATAATAAATTTTAGATTTACTGCTCTCAAAGACAGAAGACTCAATCCAAATGGATTAAAACTGATGGGAAATACAcgcattttacatttaaatgtaaaatatttgattcaCTAAGTGCACCATTAAGTTTTGTGAATAATGCTTACGATTCCGAGTTGACCGAGAGCACAGTCTTAAAGTATTTAACGACAAAATTAAGTTACTAATGTCAAAGCTGGATTTTGAAGTGATCATTTTTGAAGATAAATTTATGATTTTAGGCGCACATTTTGAAATGTCagattattatttgatttttagctgAGGTGCATTTTATAAAACGTCCAATATTCATTATATGAATTTCGCAATATCGCCTTTGGGACTTTTCCAAGGAGAGGGAAATATTTGTGTTAGAAGCAACTGAAAATTACATGCCAGTAAAGTCTGTATAATATGCCGTATTCAAGACTCTAGTGTGAAATTTAACGGCTAAAGTGCACTTAATACAGAGGAAGAAAAATAACGTCAAATTTAAAGTATGGAGTAAGCGAAAGAATATTCAGATTAGACACATGGCAGCGTGTTTGAAGTTTGGAGCAACAAAAGCGAATTTATTGcgaatgtaaaaagaaatatgaacaaatgacagtaaataaaataccttcaacaacgaaaataaaaatgtatactaAAGGCCAGTTCAAGAAGTAACTAAGTGCTTGTTTTGCGTGTAAAGGAGAagaaaagacaacaacaacaaatcatattcagaaaacaacaacaaagaaaaggagaaaacaatgtttttaagaaaaatgtcaGTTGTATGCAATCGCCGAGTTCTAATGATGTTGTTTTACTTCCATCTGGTGCTTCTTGGAGTTATTTTGATAATTGCTTACGACATAAACACGTCGCCGAAAGAAACAGAATATCTTAAAGCATATAACCGTTGGAAAGCAATTAGGGACGACTTTGATTCGTACAGTAAACAACGTGCGCAGAAAGACGCTTATTTGCAAATTCGAGGCCGACAGATGGACGCAGTGGCGGGGTTTGATCTGCTGAATGGAGACAGCAACGATAAAATCAAACTATCAAACAACGGGAGTGTGGATGAAAGGGTGTATGCATCTAGTGCAATCAATCCGTTGAATTTCATACCCAAAGTGCCTGAGTATTCGCAGTCTGACATTGTGCCATATCTATCGTCTAACATAACGCGGAAATATTTAGCATTGCCAAGAGCTATCTTTACACACAAAATAGTAATACTGACTCCTGTATGTGATGTTGCCCATGTATTGaataattatatgaaacaatTGGCAAAATTGAGCTATCCACATGATTTATTGTCGGTTTATTTAGGCGAAGATAGCAGCACCGATCGAACTTTAGATATGGCAACTTTGATAGCAGACGACTTGAAATCTAATTATGGTTTTCATGACGCAGCGGCGTACCATTTCAATTTTTCCGGTGGCGTCCATGGCGCATGGGGTGACGTCCACCATAGGGCAAGTCAGTATGAAAGGCGCGCGCATATAGCCAAATCCAGAAACATGCTTCTTAAAATTGGTCTTGCACGTGGAGAATTTGATTACGTATTATGGATCGACAGCGATGTCAAACAACTTCCAGCAGATCTGATACAGCAGCTACTTTTCGCTAAAAGTGACGTTGTTGTCCCCTCATGTTTGTTTCAGAGTGGTGATTATAAACGGACGTTTGATAAAAATTCTTGGCGGGAAACTCCTGCTTCTATTGAGGATCAGGAACACTTGCCTAAAGATATATTAATAGTTGAAGGATACAGCATATCACGGAGGATATATTTACCAGATTTAAAGGCGGAGGGACGAATTGTACGTTTAGATGGTGTTGGGGGTTGTGCCTTGTTAATTAAAGCAAGTTGCCATAGGCGGGGCCTCAAGTTTCCGGAGAGAGTCTATACCCATCATATAGAGACTGAAGGGTTAGCGAAAATGGCTGACCATATGGGATTTACTGTGGTTGGAGTCCCATTTGTGGAAGTCTTTCATAATTAAACTTTAACTTGCTTTAAAGTCATACATTCCAGTTAGCCAAATGTCATATTagcatttatatgtttttatgttaaaaatcaaTCACATTTCATACGAATTATGCAAACAAGAGGTCTAAAACATTATTTATAAGTAATTTGACGTAATACGTATATAACGTGAAATTTTAAGTACGTAAAGAACGACAGATGTGAAAAAAGGTAGTTTGACAATGGTTTTTCTACCAATTCGTAATctgtatttatataaatgaattcACTCAGTATATATTAATTATGAACAAACTTTCCATTTCTGAAGAAAAACTCACAGAAACATTTGatgattatttattaaaataatgggTAACTCCATGGAGTGTTCTTTCGTTGAAATGCAGTTGTCAGCCGAGTCTCTGTCACTGGGTGTTTCGCACCTTATTTAGATCTGCAGATGGCGGTACATATAGTGTTGATCAGTCATTATACCATCTACACTCACTGCTAAGTTGGTTCACTGCCTCGTTGCCAAGTCAGCTGGACGATGTTTCTGCACTTTCCAACGATAGTTCTAGTCAAACAGTCACGTGTAGTTCATAAATTTGTTAGGCGTTATTTTAAAGAATACCTTTGTTAGTGTGGTTTCAAAACGGTTTGTTCAGATCAGCGTGTCCCCCGTCGTGGTCGTTCGGTCTTTCGTTAATATCTGGTTGGATAAGTCTTTTTTATAGatgaatgtttttgttgttggtgGATTTAACCTATTGTTGACAATTATCCCCATCAAAATGATGTTAAATGTCTAAATAGCTTTGACTTTTCTGAACAAAAAACCGACAGCTAAGAGTATTAAATTTGGTTATTTTACAAATAAGTTAACAACTTGTCATTTGGTAATAAAGGTTTGTTCCCTCGTTTTTCAGTTGCAATGCTCATTTCCCCGAGAGAATTTTCATATATCAATATCATCAACAAAAATGCATGTGTTAGTAATGTTATAGTTGTAATACTAAGCCCCATCTGTCAGTTCTATAGTTTTTCTTAATGGCATTCTGTTATAGATGCCACACGAAAGTCTGTCATTTGTTGTGTcttaattattgtttatatatgCAATGATTGTTGTTCTCTCTCACCATGTTAGAGTATTTTGTTATATACTTGGTTGATGAACAGAAAAAGAGATAGAGGCACCTATGTGATCACTGATAAATACAAGGGTTATTTTTGTTAATGTCTGTCAGTTGTGTATGTTATATAAAAGCGTCACGGAGATAATACATACATTGGTAATGTTACAGTTATAAATGTAAGCCGTTttctatttttaatgaaattttattagcAAATAATCAAGTCTTTCCAGTAGTTTGTCATCAAATTTATCACAGTTCAGACGCACAGAAATTGAATATCTAAGCAAttgatgaaccgtggtaaattaaacTACAAACCATAAAAaacattgattgttttcattcttacatgttcattgaaattttttataaaattatgcagGGCTTCATTTATCCAGATAGTAATGAACCGCACGTcctgcggcaattt
The genomic region above belongs to Mercenaria mercenaria strain notata chromosome 12, MADL_Memer_1, whole genome shotgun sequence and contains:
- the LOC123534147 gene encoding uncharacterized protein LOC123534147, with amino-acid sequence MFLRKMSVVCNRRVLMMLFYFHLVLLGVILIIAYDINTSPKETEYLKAYNRWKAIRDDFDSYSKQRAQKDAYLQIRGRQMDAVAGFDLLNGDSNDKIKLSNNGSVDERVYASSAINPLNFIPKVPEYSQSDIVPYLSSNITRKYLALPRAIFTHKIVILTPVCDVAHVLNNYMKQLAKLSYPHDLLSVYLGEDSSTDRTLDMATLIADDLKSNYGFHDAAAYHFNFSGGVHGAWGDVHHRASQYERRAHIAKSRNMLLKIGLARGEFDYVLWIDSDVKQLPADLIQQLLFAKSDVVVPSCLFQSGDYKRTFDKNSWRETPASIEDQEHLPKDILIVEGYSISRRIYLPDLKAEGRIVRLDGVGGCALLIKASCHRRGLKFPERVYTHHIETEGLAKMADHMGFTVVGVPFVEVFHN